A single region of the Longimicrobium sp. genome encodes:
- a CDS encoding zinc metalloprotease HtpX, giving the protein MNNIKVFALMAGLTALFGAVGAMIGGQAGMLMALAFAGLMNVVMYWGSASMVLRMYGAQVVTERQAPELYAMVDRLRQRAGLPMPTVAIAPHAQPNAFATGRNPENAVVCVTEGLMKLVTRDELEGVVAHELAHIKNRDMLLQTVTATMAGAISNLAQFGLFFGGSDEDSNPFAGILLAILAPIAAMIIQFAISRQREFKADAVGAEICGRPLSLASALQRLEAGARLVPMHVSPAVAPLAQVNPLRGGGIGKLFSTHPPTEERVARLSELATGMRLAA; this is encoded by the coding sequence ATGAACAACATCAAGGTCTTCGCGCTGATGGCCGGCCTGACGGCGCTGTTCGGCGCGGTGGGAGCCATGATCGGCGGCCAGGCCGGGATGCTGATGGCGCTGGCCTTCGCCGGGCTGATGAACGTGGTGATGTACTGGGGCTCGGCGTCGATGGTGCTGCGCATGTATGGCGCGCAGGTGGTCACCGAGCGGCAGGCGCCGGAGCTGTATGCGATGGTGGACCGGCTGCGGCAGCGCGCCGGGCTGCCCATGCCCACGGTGGCCATCGCCCCGCACGCGCAGCCGAACGCCTTCGCCACGGGCCGCAACCCGGAGAACGCGGTCGTCTGCGTAACCGAGGGGCTGATGAAGCTGGTTACGCGCGACGAGCTGGAGGGCGTGGTGGCGCACGAGCTGGCGCACATCAAGAACCGCGACATGCTGCTGCAGACGGTGACGGCCACCATGGCCGGCGCCATCAGCAACCTGGCGCAGTTCGGGCTGTTCTTCGGCGGCAGCGACGAGGACAGCAACCCGTTCGCGGGCATCCTGCTCGCGATCCTGGCGCCGATCGCGGCGATGATCATCCAGTTCGCCATCAGCCGCCAGCGCGAGTTCAAGGCCGACGCGGTGGGCGCGGAGATCTGCGGCCGCCCCCTGTCGCTGGCCAGCGCCCTGCAGCGCCTGGAGGCGGGCGCCCGCCTCGTGCCGATGCACGTGAGCCCCGCGGTGGCCCCGCTGGCGCAGGTGAACCCGCTTCGCGGCGGGGGCATCGGAAAGCTGTTCAGCACGCACCCGCCCACCGAGGAGCGCGTCGCCCGCCTCTCGGAACTCGCAACGGGGATGCGCCTGGCCGCCTGA